Proteins encoded within one genomic window of Bacillus sp. F19:
- a CDS encoding DNA-directed RNA polymerase subunit beta, producing MSTNEQSREEVIETKKTEEISSSKIRIRLFPIWLRIVLLLFFMAIAAISGAMIGYGVLGDGKPTDVFDKQTWQHVFDLVKKESEK from the coding sequence GTGAGTACAAACGAACAGTCTCGTGAAGAAGTGATAGAAACGAAAAAAACAGAAGAAATAAGCAGCAGCAAAATCAGAATCAGGCTATTTCCGATCTGGCTGCGCATTGTTTTATTGCTTTTTTTCATGGCCATTGCGGCAATCAGCGGTGCGATGATTGGCTACGGTGTACTCGGTGATGGAAAGCCAACAGACGTCTTCGATAAACAAACATGGCAGCACGTCTTTGACCTAGTGAAAAAAGAATCCGAAAAATAA
- a CDS encoding flagellar hook-basal body protein, translated as MLRSMIPAANTLGQLQKQLDLIGNNMANIDTQGYKRTQTGFSELLNQQVNNAGLQDDPAGRSTALGVRPGVGAMVTGQTVYTQGSIKVTDRELDLALTKPGQYLQVEAGGEVQYTRDGALYLNPAENGQLQLVTSEGHAVLDENQNPIFFDAAFENLKVTPDGRLTAVPGNQSVQLGIVGVNQQSMLEKQGGNRYALNENAPNSTVTFLNRDQIGVQQGALEMSNVDLSKEMTELMVAQRSYQLNSKSITMGDQMLGLINSVR; from the coding sequence ATGCTGCGTTCGATGATTCCGGCTGCAAATACATTAGGTCAGCTGCAAAAACAGCTGGATCTGATCGGAAATAACATGGCAAACATTGATACACAAGGCTACAAACGCACTCAAACAGGCTTCTCGGAGCTCCTTAATCAGCAGGTAAATAATGCCGGACTTCAGGACGACCCTGCTGGGCGGTCGACAGCTCTTGGCGTTCGGCCTGGAGTCGGCGCGATGGTAACAGGACAAACCGTGTATACCCAAGGCAGCATCAAGGTGACGGATAGGGAGCTTGACCTTGCCCTGACAAAGCCTGGCCAATACCTGCAAGTAGAAGCAGGCGGCGAGGTGCAGTATACTCGTGATGGGGCTCTATATTTGAATCCAGCAGAGAATGGCCAGCTTCAGCTTGTCACATCTGAAGGCCACGCTGTACTTGATGAAAATCAAAATCCGATTTTCTTTGATGCTGCGTTTGAAAATTTGAAGGTAACACCTGATGGTAGATTAACGGCAGTTCCGGGCAATCAGTCCGTTCAATTAGGAATAGTTGGGGTAAATCAGCAATCTATGCTTGAAAAACAGGGCGGAAATCGGTACGCTTTAAATGAGAACGCACCAAACAGCACAGTCACGTTTTTGAACCGTGATCAAATTGGTGTTCAGCAAGGTGCACTTGAAATGTCAAATGTCGATCTATCAAAAGAAATGACCGAGCTGATGGTAGCTCAGAGGTCTTATCAATTAAACTCAAAATCTATCACCATGGGTGATCAAATGCTCGGGTTAATCAATAGTGTCAGATAA
- a CDS encoding flagellar hook-basal body protein, with protein sequence MLRGFYTATAGMLAQQRRTEMLSNNIANANTPGYKSDQAALKAFPEMLLKRVESSKVSAPATQTVGTLNTGVYLQEMIPQFTQGDLRETGLSSDVALVEELVPYNEETNAKGALLFAVQTQANELRYTRNGQFTRNENGELTLADNPVLGTNGQPISIAADQFEITPDGTVRVDGVEQAQIEIVFAGDTRTLMKEGNGLYRTEGGNGLPTAVNNPEISYQLKQGYVEGSNVDVSKTYTEMMTAYRAFEANQKVLQAYDRSMDKAVNEIGRVR encoded by the coding sequence ATGCTGCGAGGTTTTTATACAGCGACTGCAGGGATGCTTGCCCAGCAGCGAAGAACAGAAATGCTGTCAAATAACATAGCCAATGCGAATACACCTGGATATAAATCGGATCAGGCAGCGCTAAAGGCCTTCCCGGAAATGCTGCTGAAAAGAGTTGAAAGCAGCAAGGTTTCTGCTCCTGCCACGCAGACTGTCGGAACGCTGAATACCGGCGTGTATCTTCAAGAGATGATTCCCCAATTTACTCAGGGTGATCTTCGTGAAACAGGTCTCTCAAGCGATGTTGCCTTAGTTGAAGAGCTTGTTCCTTATAATGAGGAGACGAATGCGAAAGGTGCTTTGCTTTTTGCAGTGCAGACTCAAGCTAATGAATTGCGCTATACACGTAATGGACAATTTACACGAAATGAAAATGGCGAGCTTACCCTTGCAGACAACCCTGTTTTAGGAACAAACGGCCAGCCCATTTCAATTGCTGCTGATCAATTCGAAATCACACCAGACGGAACGGTTAGAGTGGACGGGGTTGAACAGGCTCAAATCGAAATTGTCTTTGCTGGTGACACAAGAACCTTGATGAAAGAAGGAAATGGTCTTTACCGGACAGAGGGTGGAAATGGATTGCCGACTGCGGTCAATAATCCTGAAATTTCTTACCAGCTAAAGCAAGGCTATGTGGAAGGCTCAAATGTCGACGTTTCCAAAACGTATACAGAAATGATGACAGCTTACCGCGCTTTTGAAGCAAATCAAAAAGTGCTGCAGGCTTACGATAGAAGTATGGATAAAGCCGTGAATGAAATCGGCAGGGTAAGATAA
- a CDS encoding rod shape-determining protein, producing the protein MFARDIGIDLGTANVLIHVKGKGIVLNEPSVVALNKNTGKVLAVGEEARRMVGRTPGNIVAIRPLKDGVIADFEVTEAMLKHFINKLNVKGLFTKPRMLICCPTNITSVEQKAIKEAAEKSGGKYVYLEEEPKVAAIGAGMDIFQPSGNMVVDIGGGTTDVAVLSMGDIVTASSIKLAGDKFDMEILNYIKKEYKLLIGERTAEDIKTQVATVFPGARNEEIAIRGRDMVSGLPRTITVNSEEVEGALRESVALIIQTAKSVLERTPPELSADIIDRGVILTGGGALLNGLDQLMAEELKVPVLIAENPMDCVAIGTGIMLDNVDRINRRKLG; encoded by the coding sequence ATGTTTGCAAGGGATATAGGAATTGACCTTGGTACTGCAAATGTACTAATTCACGTAAAAGGTAAAGGCATCGTCTTAAACGAGCCATCTGTAGTTGCACTTAATAAGAACACGGGCAAGGTTCTTGCTGTTGGAGAAGAAGCAAGAAGAATGGTAGGGCGTACTCCTGGGAATATTGTTGCGATTCGTCCTTTAAAAGACGGAGTCATCGCTGATTTTGAAGTAACAGAAGCTATGCTCAAGCATTTTATCAACAAATTAAATGTAAAGGGTTTATTCACGAAACCGCGGATGCTTATCTGCTGTCCGACGAATATCACCTCTGTTGAGCAAAAAGCCATCAAAGAAGCTGCTGAAAAAAGCGGCGGAAAATACGTTTATCTTGAAGAAGAACCAAAGGTCGCAGCAATTGGTGCCGGTATGGACATTTTTCAGCCAAGCGGAAATATGGTAGTGGATATTGGCGGTGGAACGACGGATGTCGCAGTCCTTTCAATGGGCGATATTGTCACCGCCTCTTCTATTAAGTTGGCTGGGGACAAGTTCGACATGGAAATCTTAAATTACATCAAAAAAGAGTACAAGCTCTTAATTGGTGAACGTACGGCTGAGGATATTAAAACGCAAGTAGCGACAGTGTTCCCAGGCGCACGCAACGAAGAAATTGCCATTCGCGGCAGAGACATGGTATCAGGCCTGCCCCGTACCATTACTGTTAATTCTGAAGAAGTTGAAGGCGCACTGCGTGAATCAGTAGCCCTCATCATTCAAACTGCAAAAAGCGTACTCGAGCGCACACCGCCTGAACTCTCTGCGGACATCATCGACCGCGGCGTCATCTTAACTGGCGGCGGAGCCCTCCTGAACGGTCTGGATCAGCTGATGGCAGAAGAATTAAAGGTTCCTGTCTTAATCGCAGAAAATCCAATGGACTGTGTAGCAATCGGCACAGGCATCATGCTTGATAACGTCGATCGCATTAATAGACGCAAGCTTGGATAA
- the spoIIID gene encoding sporulation transcriptional regulator SpoIIID: MHDYIKERTIKIGKYIVETRKTVRVIAKEFGVSKSTVHKDLTERLPEINPELAIEVKEILDYHKSIRHLRGGEATKLKYRKEDILQEEPVK; the protein is encoded by the coding sequence GTGCACGATTACATCAAAGAACGTACTATCAAGATTGGAAAGTATATCGTGGAGACGAGGAAAACTGTTCGCGTGATTGCGAAGGAATTTGGCGTTTCTAAAAGTACTGTCCATAAAGATTTGACTGAAAGACTGCCTGAAATTAATCCAGAGCTTGCGATTGAAGTGAAAGAAATCCTTGATTATCATAAATCGATACGCCATTTAAGAGGCGGGGAAGCAACGAAGCTTAAGTATCGGAAGGAGGATATCCTTCAGGAAGAACCAGTAAAATAA
- a CDS encoding peptidoglycan DD-metalloendopeptidase family protein has translation MREEETKRTSQNSKMQQFFRKRWVFPAIYLVSAALILTAVLWYQALGNGDSANDPIDQGTSYQDEPTQEVNSAVENFAMPAADSDAVSVIRKFYEKDATAAEQEAALVSYNNTYEPSKGIDLAKEDGKEFEVAASLSGTVTKAEKDPLLGNVIEIEHKDGVTTVYQSLASMMVAAGDEVEQNEIIGQAGKSLIQEEDGVHVHFEIRKDGVAVNPLDFMDKPLTSLNDVNVEKEAKPVKEQPVKEEEGIEGEEKGAEEEKGAEEEKGTEQEKEKEDAEKGTEDKKGAEEEKEKEDAGKEGSEKGNSQDQSEASISTKNA, from the coding sequence ATGAGAGAGGAAGAAACTAAACGTACTTCTCAAAACTCGAAAATGCAACAATTCTTCAGAAAGCGTTGGGTATTCCCAGCAATCTACTTAGTAAGTGCAGCATTGATTTTGACAGCCGTGTTATGGTATCAGGCTTTAGGCAATGGAGATTCAGCAAATGATCCGATTGACCAAGGAACATCTTATCAAGATGAGCCGACTCAAGAAGTGAACTCAGCTGTAGAAAATTTCGCAATGCCGGCAGCTGATTCAGACGCAGTATCAGTTATCCGTAAGTTCTATGAAAAAGATGCAACAGCAGCAGAGCAAGAAGCAGCACTCGTTTCCTATAATAATACGTACGAGCCTAGCAAAGGAATTGACTTGGCAAAAGAAGATGGCAAGGAATTCGAAGTTGCAGCTTCACTAAGCGGAACTGTTACGAAAGCTGAAAAAGATCCATTACTTGGAAATGTCATTGAAATCGAGCACAAAGATGGCGTGACAACTGTTTACCAATCTTTAGCAAGCATGATGGTTGCAGCTGGTGACGAAGTTGAGCAAAACGAAATCATCGGACAAGCCGGAAAAAGCCTGATCCAAGAAGAAGATGGCGTACATGTACACTTTGAAATCCGCAAAGATGGCGTTGCAGTCAATCCATTAGACTTCATGGACAAACCACTTACTTCTTTAAACGACGTGAATGTTGAAAAAGAAGCTAAGCCTGTAAAAGAACAGCCAGTTAAAGAAGAAGAAGGTATTGAAGGCGAAGAAAAAGGCGCTGAAGAAGAAAAAGGTGCTGAAGAAGAAAAAGGCACTGAACAAGAAAAAGAAAAAGAAGACGCTGAAAAAGGCACTGAAGACAAAAAAGGTGCTGAAGAAGAAAAAGAAAAAGAAGACGCTGGTAAAGAAGGATCAGAAAAAGGGAATTCACAAGACCAATCTGAAGCTTCAATCAGCACAAAAAACGCTTAA
- a CDS encoding VanZ family protein yields MKKPFLKWMLTLAPILYMILIWILSSLPADAIINTPFSFDHLMKESLHLIEFGILYWLLALAFAAHQSWTMKASILAAIVSILYGATDEIHQSFVPYRSAAVIDLVKDTIGVLVSFYIMKVTYFAKRHSFITSSFQKLNDAE; encoded by the coding sequence ATGAAGAAACCTTTCCTTAAATGGATGCTGACTCTGGCACCCATCCTTTATATGATTCTCATATGGATTCTATCAAGCTTGCCGGCAGATGCAATTATCAACACGCCTTTTTCATTTGACCACTTAATGAAGGAATCGCTTCACTTGATTGAATTCGGCATACTCTATTGGCTGTTGGCTTTGGCGTTTGCGGCTCATCAAAGCTGGACCATGAAAGCAAGTATCCTTGCAGCCATCGTATCTATTCTATATGGGGCAACAGATGAAATTCATCAATCCTTTGTTCCGTACCGGTCTGCTGCAGTCATTGATTTAGTTAAGGATACTATTGGCGTCCTTGTATCTTTTTATATTATGAAGGTGACGTATTTTGCAAAACGCCATTCTTTTATAACTTCTAGTTTTCAAAAGTTAAATGATGCGGAGTGA